A stretch of Kwoniella dendrophila CBS 6074 chromosome 2, complete sequence DNA encodes these proteins:
- a CDS encoding dihydrolipoyl dehydrogenase codes for MLSRQPFAQNLLRPLSKPSSSFSKSSTLPRITFLQSRGLATSSDPYDVVVIGGGPGGYVAAIKAAQLGFKTACIEKRGALGGTCLNVGCIPSKAMLNNSHIYHQTQHDLKNRGIDVEGVKLNLPKMLAAKTSSVKALTGGIETYLFKKNGIDYIKGEASFASPSKINVNLLEGGETQVEAKNVIIATGSEVTPFPGIEIDEERIVSSTGALDLKEVPKKMVVIGGGIIGLELGSVWSRLGAEVTVVEYLGAVGAGMDGEVGKQFQKILQKQGFKFKLNTKVISGQRDGDKVTLKVDAAKGGKEETLEADVVLVAIGRRPVTKGLNLEAIGVETDKRGRIVIDDQFNTSAKGVKCIGDVTFGPMLAHKAEEEGIAAVEIIKTGHGHVNYDAIPSVVYTHPEVAWVGKNEEELKAAGVAYKIGKYPFAANSRAKTNQDADGFVKFIVEKETDQVLGCHIIGPNAGEMIASATLALEYKASAEDIARTCHAHPTLSEAFKEAALASYDKPINF; via the exons ATGCTTTCTCGACAACCTTTT GCTCAAAATCTCCTTAGACCACTCTcaaaaccttcatcatcattctccaAATCATCTACATTACCAAGAATCACTTTCTTACAATCAAGAGGTTTAGCAACTTCTTCCGATCCTTATGATGTCGTTGTCATTGGaggtggtccaggtggtTACGTAGCTGCTATCAAAGCTGCTCAATTAGGTTTCAAG ACCGCTTGTATTGAAAAACGAGGAGCTTTAGGTGGAACATGTTTAAACGTTGGTTGTATCCCATCCAAAGCAAT GTTAAACAACTCCCAcatttatcatcaaacacAACACGATTTAAAGAATCGAGGTATTGACgttgaaggtgtaaaattaaatttaccaaaaatgTTAGCTGCCAAAACATCTTCAGTTAAAGCATTAACAGGTGGTATTGAAACTTAtttgttcaagaagaatggtATTGATTATATCAAAGGAGAAGCTTCTTTCGCATCTCCATCAAAAATTAATGTAAATTTattagaaggtggtgaaactcaagttgaagctaaaaatgtTATCATTGCAACTGGTTCAGAAGTCACACCTTTCCCTggtattgaaattgatgaagaaagaatcGTTTCTTCTACAGGTGCTTTAGATCTCAAAGAAGTCCCTAAAAAG ATGGTCGtcattggtggtggtatcATTGGTCTTGAATTAGGTTCAGTATGGTCAAGATTAGGTGCTGAAGTAACTGTTGTTGAATACCTTGGTGCAGTTGGTGCAGGTATGGATGGTGAAGTTGG TAAACAATTCCAAAAGATCCTCCAAAAACAAGGTTTCAAATTCAAGCTTAACACCAAAGTTATCAGTGGTCAACGAGATGGTGACAAAGTTACACTTAAAGTCGATGCtgctaaaggtggtaaagaagaaact CTCGAAGCCGATGTTGTCCTTGTTGCTATCGGTAGACGACCAGTTACCAAAGGACTTAACCTTGAAGCTATCGGTGTAGAAACTGATAAGAGAGGAAGAATCGTTATCGATGATCAATTCAACACTTCTGCTAAAGGTGTTAAATGTATCGGTGACGTTACTTTTGGTCCTATGCTTGCCCAcaaagctgaagaggaag GTATTGCCGCCGTTGAAATTATCAAGACAGGTCACGGTCACGTCAACTACGATGCTATCCCATCAGTCGTTTACACTCACCCTGAAGTCGCTTGGGTTGGTAAAAACGAAGAAGAACTCAAAGCTGCTGGTGTAGCTTACAAAATCGGAAAATACCCATTCGCTGCTAACTCTAGAGCCAAGACCAACCAAGATGCCGA TGGTTTCGTTAAATTC ATTGTCGAGAAAGAAACCGACCAAGTACTTGGTTGTCACATCATAG GTCCAAACGCCGGTGAAATGATCGCATCAGCTACATTAGCTTTAGAATACAAagcttcagctgaagatatcGCTAGAACATGTCACGCTCACCCAACATTATCAGAAG CCTTCAAAGAAGCCGCTTTAGCATCTTACGATAAACCAATTAACTTCTAA